The following coding sequences are from one Asterias amurensis chromosome 8, ASM3211899v1 window:
- the LOC139940347 gene encoding transmembrane protein 230-like — translation MAKRMKTDKSVKYTRMTDTGDGYIDLQFQRRPLKIPWRSIGVACLLLAMGTTLLTIGALLVSGHIDNKHSDRMWPVLILGMLLFIPGFYHVRLALYAFRGYRGYSFEDIPDYDD, via the exons ATGGCAAAAAGAATGAAGACTGATAAGAGTGTAAAATACACACGGATGACGGACACAGGGGACGGCTACATAGATCTGCAG TTCCAAAGACGACCCTTGAAGATCCCTTGGAGGTCAATCGGTGTTGCTTGCCTCCTACTCGCCATGGGGACCACATTACTCACCATTGGAGCGTTGCTTGTATCAGGACATATCGATAACAAACACAGTGATAGAATGTGGCCTGTGCTGATCCTAGGAATGCTACTCTTCATACCGGGGTTCTATCACGTCAGACTAGCCCTCTATGCTTTCAGGGGATACCGCGGTTACTCGTTTGAGGATATCCCGGACTATGATGATTGA